Within Sorangiineae bacterium MSr11367, the genomic segment TTCCTGGTGACCTTTCGCCGGATGCGCGCGCTGGTGGCGGTGCTTCCTCCGCTCGGGCTGGGCACGCTCTGGACGATGGGCATCGCGGCGTTTTTCCCGACGGGGCTGTCGGCCATTGCCACGGCGTTCGCCGCGGTCGTCGTGGGCGTGGGCGTCGACACCGGCGTGCACGTGTACGCGGCCTTGCTCGAGGGACGAAGGCGCGGACTCTCACCGGCGGACGCGGCACGCCACGCGCGCGAGACCACGGCGCGACCGACGCTGCTGGCGGCGCTGGCCGCGGGCTTCGCGTTCGCGGCGCTGTTTCTGAGCGAGCTTCCTGCGGTGCGGCAACTCGGGATCCTCTGCGGCGCAGGCGAGGTGCTCACCGCCGTGGGCATCTTGCTGGTCACGCCGGAGATCGGCGCGTGGCTCGAACGCGGACCGCCGCCGCCGCGGCCGGTGCATCGATGGACGTCGTTCGTGGACGCGCTCACGCGCACGCGGTCGCGAGCCCTCGGGGCGCTGATCGCGTCGCTGGCGCCGTTCGCGTTTCTTGCGATCTTCGGCTGGCCTGCGGCCCACGATACTTTGGTCGCCATCCGCCCGCAGGCCCTGGCGCCGCTGGCCACGCAGCGTGAGATTTACCGGCTCTTCGGCAGCAAGGAAGGCCAATGGCTCGTCGTCACCGCGGATCGCGATCCTGCGCGGGCCACCGAGCGGGCCGATCGCGTGGCGGAGGCGCTGGATCGCCTGACGACGGAAGGCACCCTGGACGGGTTCGACACGCTCACGAACTTCGCCCCCTCCGCCGCCACGCAGCGCGCGCGCCTCGCCGAGCGGGACGCGCTCGATCTGGCGGCGAAGCGGCCCGCCCTGGAGGCGGCGCTGACCGAACGCGGCTTCGACGCTTCGGCCTTTGGAAGCGCCTTCGAGGCGTTCGAGCATCCTTCGCACGCGGTCACCACCATGGATCCAAAGGGTCCGCTCGCGTGGATCATCTCGCGGCACATGGCCCGCGAGGGCGATGAGACCTTGGTCGTGAGCTACGTGCGCCCCAGCGGCGATCCCGCGAAGGATGCACGCGCGCGCGCCGTCATGGCGCAGGCCGATCCCGAGACGGTGATCACCGGCTACCACCAGCTCGAGGCGGCGCTCCGGCATGCGCTGGCGCACGATCTACCCATCGTGGCGGTGCTCGCGCTGGTGCTGGTCATCGTCACCTTGCGGGCGGCCCTGCGGCGCGGGTTCGACGTCGGGCTCACCCTGGCGACCATCGCCGTGGAAGTCGGTGCGGTGGCCGCGCTCATGCGAATTTTCCATGTGCGACTGCACGTGTACGACGCGCTGGTGATGCCTGTTCTCATTGGCATCACCATGGATGAATCGATGTTCTTGCTCCACGCGACCCGTGCGGCGCGGGCCGCAGGGTCGTCGATTGGCGAAGCCATTGCCCGCGCCCTTCGCACAGAAGGCCCGCTGGTCGCGTCCACCGCGCTGACCACCGCCGCCGGGTTCGCTGCGCTGCTCGCCTGCCGCTTCGAAGGGCTGTTCGACTTGGGCGCCGTGGGCGCGCTCGGTTCGGCGCTCGGTCTCGTGGCCGCGCTCGTCGTCATCCCCGCGGGATTACGACTTGCTCTTGCAAGGGGCCCCCACTCCGAATAGCTGAGAGGCCCGTGGAGCTGCCGGAAGTCCCGCTCGAACCGATCCTGCCGCCGGAGGGCGTGGTCGCCTCGCGTCTGCGGGACGTGGTGTCCCAGGCATTCGCCATTCGCGAATCGCGAATCGCGAATCGCAAATCCGCCAGCAGCGGAACCCGTCTCGATGTCGCCGGGGTCAAAGGTTGCGCTGGCGCTGCACTCGTTGCAGCGCTGGCGGGCACCGGGAAGAAGCGCATCGTCTTCGTGACCGCCGATCTCGACGGCGCACGCCGGGCCGCGCAAGACTGCGGCTTCCTCCTGCGCGGCGCGCCCGACGACGCGCGGGCCGAGGAGGCCGCACTGGGCGACGTGCTCCTGTTCGCGAGCTACGAGTCCTCGCCGTACGCCGAGGTGAACCCGGATCGGCGCGCGGCCATGAGCCGCATGGCCACGTTGTTCCACCTGGCACACCTGCCGTGGCGCGTGCTCGCCATCCCGGCGAGCGCCCTCGTGCGCAAGGTCGTCCCCGCCGACGCCATCGGCCGCGCCACCGCGAAAGTCGTCGCGGAAGATGAACTCGATCGCGACGCGCTCGTCGCCAAGCTCTCCGAGGCAGGCTACCTGCGCGTTCCCGTCGTGGAAGATCCCGGCTCGTTCGCCGTGCGCGGCGCGCTCGTGGACATCTGGCCGCCGAGCAGCGACGCCCCCGTGCGCATCGAGCTTTACGGCGACATGGTCGTCTCGATCAAAGCGTTCGACCCGTACGAGCAACGCACCGTCAAGGTGAACGGCCAAGACGTCACCTTCCCCCACGTGTGGCTCCCGCCCGCGCGCGAAGCCATCCTCACACGCGAAACGACGGCGCACGCACGGGAAAAGGTCGTCCAGCTGGCCGACGCCATCGATTGGCCCACCACGAAGACGCGCGCGCTGGCCGACGACGTGGTCAGCGGTCGCGGATTCTTCGGCGCCGACGGCTTCCTGCCCGCGTACTACCCCGAGCTGGTCCCCCTCATTTCGTACCTCGACGAGGACACGCTCGTCGTGCTGGAGGACCCCGCCGCCCTCACCACCGCCGTGCGCGAAGAGCTCGCGCGCGCCGACGCCGACGCCGCCAGCCACGGCTCGAAGCCACACTTCCCACCGGCGGCGTTCTACATCGACGAAGCCCGCGCCGCCGAGGAAATTGCTCGGCGCGGTGTCATCACCTTGCACACCACACCGGTGCTCGGTGCGACCGAAGGCGAAGGCCTCGCGGCCTTCCAAACCGCCCCGAACGCGCTCGATCTCGCCGCGCGCGACCAAGACGACCTCTCGCGGGCCGTGAAAACGGCGCGTTCGTCCAAGGGGAAATCAGCCACGCTGGCACCGCTGGTGCGCCGCATTCGCTATTGGCGCGAGCACGGCTTGCGCGTCTTCCTCACCGCGCGCGCGCAGACCCAGGCCGAGCGCCTCACGTCGCTGTTGCACCACCAGGGCATCACCTGCCGCGCAAAGCTCGGCACCTTCGATCC encodes:
- a CDS encoding MMPL family transporter, coding for MNRSWKWLFVLATVVSLWLSTFKLHLSSDLTDLFPNRSETTMLMRFLRGFGGGDLGVVLVRGEDPADVEASAVALVGELKTKASVARVLDSAPPPKDFDPTLAWSYASPTARERLKQALTPEGMRERLDGTRELLLAPGAAEIEERAARDPLRLTMIPWELRTEVAAGVNVGTGSGGAFVGDGGRARLVILEPRGSAFQGKDAETFVADVRTAIHATARPKVTMELTGGHAIAEATADMLRRDMIVSSVLSTVLASVVFLVTFRRMRALVAVLPPLGLGTLWTMGIAAFFPTGLSAIATAFAAVVVGVGVDTGVHVYAALLEGRRRGLSPADAARHARETTARPTLLAALAAGFAFAALFLSELPAVRQLGILCGAGEVLTAVGILLVTPEIGAWLERGPPPPRPVHRWTSFVDALTRTRSRALGALIASLAPFAFLAIFGWPAAHDTLVAIRPQALAPLATQREIYRLFGSKEGQWLVVTADRDPARATERADRVAEALDRLTTEGTLDGFDTLTNFAPSAATQRARLAERDALDLAAKRPALEAALTERGFDASAFGSAFEAFEHPSHAVTTMDPKGPLAWIISRHMAREGDETLVVSYVRPSGDPAKDARARAVMAQADPETVITGYHQLEAALRHALAHDLPIVAVLALVLVIVTLRAALRRGFDVGLTLATIAVEVGAVAALMRIFHVRLHVYDALVMPVLIGITMDESMFLLHATRAARAAGSSIGEAIARALRTEGPLVASTALTTAAGFAALLACRFEGLFDLGAVGALGSALGLVAALVVIPAGLRLALARGPHSE